The genomic window TCGCGGTACTTGAACTGGCAGACGGCTTTTCTGGCGGCCTACAGCAATGCCTTCGCGCGGTTGCTGGACGTGGAAAAATGGTGGGCGGTGCAGGTGGCTTGTTTCCAGCGGGCACCCTCATCACCCGCAATCGCACCCCCTGACGAGTCCGCCTGGCGCAGCCTGCAGGGCGCCCTCAAGGTCCCGGTGGAGGTTCGATCGTCACCGGACGAGCTGCCCATGGCCCAAACCAACTGGTCGTTGCAGGCGGTGATCCGGCATTGGGATTGGTCCCGCCAGCAAGCCGCCCTGCAGGCTTGTATGGCCCGTCTGCAGGCGTTGTCCCCCACGCTCCCCTGGGAGGCGCGGACCATGGCCTGGGCCTACATGCAAACCCTGGGCCGTTACTTGGACCTGCGACCCCGTACGGAGGTCTCCGTACCGGCGGCGGGTCTGCTCCGACCCACGTTGCCGCGGCTGGTCTACGAGACCCTCGAGCAGCTCGACCGCCTGGATGCCGAATTGCAGGCCAACCTTGCCAGGACCCAGCCCCGCCCGGTCGGGCCGGGTGAAAGCAGGGCCGGTTCGGTCGGCATCGTCACCAACGACCTCGGCACCGTCCCGGTGCCGGCAGTCAACGCCCCGACTGCGCGGCCCTGACCGCCCACGCCCGCACCGCCCGTGCCGGCAACGGATGTTGCGCCGCGACCGGCCGGCATTTCGGGAACGAGGGCGGCCCGGCAATATCCCGGGGCTGAATCGGGTTGCGGGCGGGCTCGGCCCCGCAACGCGCTTGCCTCGGCGGGGGTCAGCCCCACGGGCTGGCAAGGACGAACAGCCCCTGTTAGGATGCTGCCGTGAAAAGGACGACTCCCACCCGCGGACCTTCGGTGGTCTCCATGCAAATCGCCAAGCAACTGGCGATCTTTCTCGAAAATAAACCGGGGATGCTCGCCCGGGTTTGTGACGCCCTGGCCGAACACAACATCAACATCTACGCCCTGACCACCAGCGACACGGTGGACCACACGGTGATCCGGATGGTGGTCAGTGACTATCGAAAGGCGCTGCACGTTTTTGAGGAGCGCGGCACCCTGGTGGTGGAGGATGATGTTCTGTTGGTGGAGGGCCGCAATCAACCGGGCAGTCTGGCCACCATCGCGCATGCGCTGGGCGACGCCGGCGTGAACATCGAGTACGCCTACTGCGCCACTGCACCCGGCCAACAGAAGGGATTGCTGGTCCTGCGCGTTCGCGACGTGGCCAAAGCACTCAAGGTCCTCAACCTTCAAACCACCCGCACAACCCCCGCCCACCGGCCGGCCGGCAACTGAGGGAGGTTCCGTCCCATGCACCCGATTCTCTGGGAGGTGAACCTTCGCTGTCTTTTGGCGGAATGCGAGGCAGCCCTGGGGCGACCCGCCGGTTTGTCCGACCTGCCTGATGGGTTGTTGGATTTGTGGAAGGCCCGCGGCGTGACCCATGTCTGGCTCATGGGCTTGTGGCCCACCGGCCCGCGCGCCCGGCGGATCGCGCTGGAACATCCCGACCTCCGGTTGATCTACGACACCGTCCTGCCGGGGTGGCGGCCGGAAGATGTTGCCGGATCGCCTTATGCCCTCGCCGCCTACGAGGTGCCTGAAACCCTGGGGGGCCGGGACGCGTTGCAGCGGCTTCGGGATCGCCTCCACGCGCGAGGCATCGGTCTGCTGCTGGATTTTGTGCCGAATCACGTGGGACTGGATCACGCGTGGGTGCACGAACATCCGGAATGGTTTGTGAACGCGGCCGAGCCGCGCCCGGGCACGTTTGAGGCCCCTTCGACCGGAACCGCGGCTGCGGAGTCAAAATCGGGCTCGACGTCAGCGCCCCGCTGGCTGGCCCACGGCCGCGATCCGTACTTTCCGCCGTGGACCGACACGGCCCAGCTGGATCATCGGTCGCGCGCCACGCGCCGTGCGCTGGTTCAAACCCTGGCCGAACTGGCCGGGCTCTGCGACGGTGTTCGATGTGACATGGCCATGCTGGTGTTGCGATCGGTCTTTCACCGGACATGGTCCGGCTGGCCGATGCCTGCCGATCCGGCCGAGGGCGAGTTCTGGGCCGAAGCCATCGAGACGGTCCGACGCTCACATCCCGGGTTCCTCTTCGTGGCTGAGGCGTATTGGGGTTTGGAAGACCGGCTGCGCGAGTTGGGTTTCGATTACACGTACGACAAGGACCTGTACGACCTTCTCGTCCGGGGCGACGGCCCCGCCATACAACAACACCTCCTGAGCCGGGCTCCCGAGGCATTGGCCGCCGGGGTTCATTTTCTGGAAAACCACGACGAACCGCGGGCCGCCCAGACCCTGCCGGTGCAACGTCACCGGGCCGCCGCCTGGACCGTGATGGCTCTGCCGGGGATGCGATTTCTTCACGACGGACAGTGCGAGGGAGCACGCGCACGGGTGCCCGTCCAATTGCGCCGGCGGCCGGCAGAACCGCCGGATCCCGGGATCGTGCGGATTTATGAGGAAATTTTCCGGATCCTTCCGCCGGCCGGGATCGGCCGCGGGCGCGGAGCGTTCTTAATCCCGCGCGCCGCCTGGCCCGGCAACCCCAGCGGACTGAGTTTCGTGCTGATCTTGTGGCAGGAGCGCCCCGACCGTTTCACTCTCGTGGTCATCAACCATGCGCCGCACCCGGGCCAATGCCGTGCACCATGGCCCGCGGAGGCGGTCGCTGCCCGGCGCTGGCAGGTGCGGGAACATCTCGCCGGCTGGAGCGACCTGCGCGACGGCCCCACACTGGCCGCCGCGGGGATCTACCTGGACCTGCCGGAACACGGTGTTCAGGTGCTCGAGTTTGTCGCGGTGGATTGACGCCACCGGCCCGGCCGATCGCGCACGCCCGGCCGGTCAGTGGGTCGTACAGGAAGGGCGGGCGGGATCCGGGCAGGAAACCCCGGTTTGGCCCGGAGCCACCGCCGCCAGCGCCCGCTGCAGCCGGTTCCAGAGCTCTTGCGGGTCCTCCAATCCCACGGAGAGCCGGATCAGATATCGCGGCACGCCGCAGCTCTCGGCCCAGTCGAGCTCCTGGTAGTGCGCCAGGAGGGTGAACGGACAGGCCAGTGTGAAAACGGTGCCCAGGCTCGGTCCCTTGCACACCTCCAGCCGATCGTAGATGAGCGGGGCCGTTCGGGCCGCATCGTGGGGCAGAAACGTGATCAATGCACCCCAGCCGCCGCCCGGTCGGCGAACCGAATCGTACGCCTCGGCGCATTCCCACCGAGGATACCAGA from Limisphaera ngatamarikiensis includes these protein-coding regions:
- a CDS encoding alpha-amylase family glycosyl hydrolase → MHPILWEVNLRCLLAECEAALGRPAGLSDLPDGLLDLWKARGVTHVWLMGLWPTGPRARRIALEHPDLRLIYDTVLPGWRPEDVAGSPYALAAYEVPETLGGRDALQRLRDRLHARGIGLLLDFVPNHVGLDHAWVHEHPEWFVNAAEPRPGTFEAPSTGTAAAESKSGSTSAPRWLAHGRDPYFPPWTDTAQLDHRSRATRRALVQTLAELAGLCDGVRCDMAMLVLRSVFHRTWSGWPMPADPAEGEFWAEAIETVRRSHPGFLFVAEAYWGLEDRLRELGFDYTYDKDLYDLLVRGDGPAIQQHLLSRAPEALAAGVHFLENHDEPRAAQTLPVQRHRAAAWTVMALPGMRFLHDGQCEGARARVPVQLRRRPAEPPDPGIVRIYEEIFRILPPAGIGRGRGAFLIPRAAWPGNPSGLSFVLILWQERPDRFTLVVINHAPHPGQCRAPWPAEAVAARRWQVREHLAGWSDLRDGPTLAAAGIYLDLPEHGVQVLEFVAVD
- a CDS encoding ACT domain-containing protein yields the protein MKRTTPTRGPSVVSMQIAKQLAIFLENKPGMLARVCDALAEHNINIYALTTSDTVDHTVIRMVVSDYRKALHVFEERGTLVVEDDVLLVEGRNQPGSLATIAHALGDAGVNIEYAYCATAPGQQKGLLVLRVRDVAKALKVLNLQTTRTTPAHRPAGN